From a single Pseudorasbora parva isolate DD20220531a chromosome 17, ASM2467924v1, whole genome shotgun sequence genomic region:
- the LOC137045377 gene encoding uncharacterized protein isoform X1, which translates to MAGPAKRSKTDVQEEDCVSGYIHAVSTVKVGVRTGGHYFNAVIQVSREEYRHVVVFAVEKRSSFCQAEKNRSAVKLKNIRRRVSEYFRFFFFFFFFLLKEVGSVVVILQALNVKFVLGAGGGEFDVQCGKSTEMVVVKNIGFAFKEAPQNSKRTVAELKAMAGRQQVGLIEVKVRHIDLATEMVEIRGANVETQTCHVEDASGRIKLQLWAGQIGMVLVDHSYQIRNLCTREYLGDLFLTTTRSTEIVEVKEVAGASSFEEFKVAEEDVSILTGTISRAEISVSKRCTKCQTWQVEFNSTMQFHRCERCRFLQKSSNYQCTAKGRVVLLLNEGDEMDLTVSNSVIRRYLQKENMLHLLIEGQNVEEHLLSGEAWQVKIQREVVVTIDKVAGLALGTSDARDKAVDEEVAGAMQALEREAM; encoded by the exons ATGGCAGGTCCCGCGAAAAGATCCAAAACTGATGTTCAGGAGGAAGACTGCGTTAGTGGTTATATTCATGCAGTAAGTACAGTAAAAGTAGGAGTGCGCACTGGAGGACATTATTTTAACGCGGTTATTCAAGTGAGCCGCGAGGAATATCGCCATGTGGTGGTTTTCGCCGTCGAGAAGCGGTCAAGTTTCTGCCAGGCCGAAAAAAATAGGAGCGCGGTGAAGCTGAAAAATATCCGAAGACGCGTCAGTGAgtattttcgtttttttttttttttttttttttttttgcttaaagaAGTTGGTAGTGTTGTTGTGATTCTGCAGGCATTAAATGTCAAGTTTGTGTTAGGTGCGGGCGGAGGCGAGTTTGACGTCCAGTGCGGAAAATCGACAGAAATGGTTGTGGTGAAAAACATTGGTTTCGCATTCAAAGAAGCTCCACAGAATTCCAAAAGAACAGTGGCCGAGCTTAAAGCGATGGCAGGACGACAGCAG GTTGGACTCATAGAAGTGAAGGTCCGACACATAGATCTGGCAACGGAGATGGTGGAAATAAGGGGTGCCAATGTAGAGACCCAAACCTGCCATGTTGAGGATGCCTCTGGAAGAATCAAGCTGCAGTTGTGGGCAGGACAGATTGGAATGGTGCTGGTCGACCATTCGTATCAGATCCGCAATTTGTGTACCCGTGAGTACTTGGGGGATTTGTTTCTGACCACAACGCGCAGCACTGAGATTGTCGAAGTGAAAGAAGTGGCTGGAGCGAGTTCTTTTGAAGAGTTTAAGGTGGCAGAAGAGGACGTCAGCATCTTAACTGGGACCATTAGCCGGGCTGAAATATCAGTTTCGAAGAGGTGCACTAAGTGCCAGACGTGGCAGGTGGAGTTTAATTCCACCATGCAGTTCCATCGGTGCGAACGGTGTCGATTTCTTCAGAAGTCTTCGAACTATCAGTGTACGGCCAAGGGAAGAGTGGTGCTGTTGTTAAATGAAGGAGATGAAATGGATTTGACAGTGTCAAACTCTGTGATACGCCGCTATCTGCAAAAGGAGAACATGCTACATTTGCTAATTGAAGGGCAAAATGTTGAGGAGCACCTGTTATCTGGGGAGGCATGGCAGGTCAAGATACAACGTGAGGTCGTAGTTACAATAGATAAAGTGGCTGGGCTTGCATTGGGAACTAGTGATGCACGTGACAAAGCTGTAGACGAAGAGGTTGCTGGAGCAATGCAGGCTCTGGAGAGAGAAGCGATGTAG
- the LOC137045377 gene encoding uncharacterized protein isoform X3 produces MVVVKNIGFAFKEAPQNSKRTVAELKAMAGRQQVGLIEVKVRHIDLATEMVEIRGANVETQTCHVEDASGRIKLQLWAGQIGMVLVDHSYQIRNLCTREYLGDLFLTTTRSTEIVEVKEVAGASSFEEFKVAEEDVSILTGTISRAEISVSKRCTKCQTWQVEFNSTMQFHRCERCRFLQKSSNYQCTAKGRVVLLLNEGDEMDLTVSNSVIRRYLQKENMLHLLIEGQNVEEHLLSGEAWQVKIQREVVVTIDKVAGLALGTSDARDKAVDEEVAGAMQALEREAM; encoded by the exons ATGGTTGTGGTGAAAAACATTGGTTTCGCATTCAAAGAAGCTCCACAGAATTCCAAAAGAACAGTGGCCGAGCTTAAAGCGATGGCAGGACGACAGCAG GTTGGACTCATAGAAGTGAAGGTCCGACACATAGATCTGGCAACGGAGATGGTGGAAATAAGGGGTGCCAATGTAGAGACCCAAACCTGCCATGTTGAGGATGCCTCTGGAAGAATCAAGCTGCAGTTGTGGGCAGGACAGATTGGAATGGTGCTGGTCGACCATTCGTATCAGATCCGCAATTTGTGTACCCGTGAGTACTTGGGGGATTTGTTTCTGACCACAACGCGCAGCACTGAGATTGTCGAAGTGAAAGAAGTGGCTGGAGCGAGTTCTTTTGAAGAGTTTAAGGTGGCAGAAGAGGACGTCAGCATCTTAACTGGGACCATTAGCCGGGCTGAAATATCAGTTTCGAAGAGGTGCACTAAGTGCCAGACGTGGCAGGTGGAGTTTAATTCCACCATGCAGTTCCATCGGTGCGAACGGTGTCGATTTCTTCAGAAGTCTTCGAACTATCAGTGTACGGCCAAGGGAAGAGTGGTGCTGTTGTTAAATGAAGGAGATGAAATGGATTTGACAGTGTCAAACTCTGTGATACGCCGCTATCTGCAAAAGGAGAACATGCTACATTTGCTAATTGAAGGGCAAAATGTTGAGGAGCACCTGTTATCTGGGGAGGCATGGCAGGTCAAGATACAACGTGAGGTCGTAGTTACAATAGATAAAGTGGCTGGGCTTGCATTGGGAACTAGTGATGCACGTGACAAAGCTGTAGACGAAGAGGTTGCTGGAGCAATGCAGGCTCTGGAGAGAGAAGCGATGTAG
- the LOC137045377 gene encoding uncharacterized protein isoform X2 has product MAGPAKRSKTDVQEEDCVSGYIHAVSTVKVGVRTGGHYFNAVIQVSREEYRHVVVFAVEKRSSFCQAEKNRSAVKLKNIRRRVSAGGGEFDVQCGKSTEMVVVKNIGFAFKEAPQNSKRTVAELKAMAGRQQVGLIEVKVRHIDLATEMVEIRGANVETQTCHVEDASGRIKLQLWAGQIGMVLVDHSYQIRNLCTREYLGDLFLTTTRSTEIVEVKEVAGASSFEEFKVAEEDVSILTGTISRAEISVSKRCTKCQTWQVEFNSTMQFHRCERCRFLQKSSNYQCTAKGRVVLLLNEGDEMDLTVSNSVIRRYLQKENMLHLLIEGQNVEEHLLSGEAWQVKIQREVVVTIDKVAGLALGTSDARDKAVDEEVAGAMQALEREAM; this is encoded by the exons ATGGCAGGTCCCGCGAAAAGATCCAAAACTGATGTTCAGGAGGAAGACTGCGTTAGTGGTTATATTCATGCAGTAAGTACAGTAAAAGTAGGAGTGCGCACTGGAGGACATTATTTTAACGCGGTTATTCAAGTGAGCCGCGAGGAATATCGCCATGTGGTGGTTTTCGCCGTCGAGAAGCGGTCAAGTTTCTGCCAGGCCGAAAAAAATAGGAGCGCGGTGAAGCTGAAAAATATCCGAAGACGCGTTA GTGCGGGCGGAGGCGAGTTTGACGTCCAGTGCGGAAAATCGACAGAAATGGTTGTGGTGAAAAACATTGGTTTCGCATTCAAAGAAGCTCCACAGAATTCCAAAAGAACAGTGGCCGAGCTTAAAGCGATGGCAGGACGACAGCAG GTTGGACTCATAGAAGTGAAGGTCCGACACATAGATCTGGCAACGGAGATGGTGGAAATAAGGGGTGCCAATGTAGAGACCCAAACCTGCCATGTTGAGGATGCCTCTGGAAGAATCAAGCTGCAGTTGTGGGCAGGACAGATTGGAATGGTGCTGGTCGACCATTCGTATCAGATCCGCAATTTGTGTACCCGTGAGTACTTGGGGGATTTGTTTCTGACCACAACGCGCAGCACTGAGATTGTCGAAGTGAAAGAAGTGGCTGGAGCGAGTTCTTTTGAAGAGTTTAAGGTGGCAGAAGAGGACGTCAGCATCTTAACTGGGACCATTAGCCGGGCTGAAATATCAGTTTCGAAGAGGTGCACTAAGTGCCAGACGTGGCAGGTGGAGTTTAATTCCACCATGCAGTTCCATCGGTGCGAACGGTGTCGATTTCTTCAGAAGTCTTCGAACTATCAGTGTACGGCCAAGGGAAGAGTGGTGCTGTTGTTAAATGAAGGAGATGAAATGGATTTGACAGTGTCAAACTCTGTGATACGCCGCTATCTGCAAAAGGAGAACATGCTACATTTGCTAATTGAAGGGCAAAATGTTGAGGAGCACCTGTTATCTGGGGAGGCATGGCAGGTCAAGATACAACGTGAGGTCGTAGTTACAATAGATAAAGTGGCTGGGCTTGCATTGGGAACTAGTGATGCACGTGACAAAGCTGTAGACGAAGAGGTTGCTGGAGCAATGCAGGCTCTGGAGAGAGAAGCGATGTAG